CCTGCGTACCCGGCATCTTCGCCGCCGGCGACAGTCGGGCCGGCGCTATGGCCCGGGTGGCCTCGGCGGTGGGCGAAGGGTCGATGGCCATCAAATTCGTGCACCAGTACCTGGATGAGTAAACCATAGGGCCTGGTAAGGGCCGGCTCGGCGGTTTTCCGAGGAAACTCAGAAAAAGAACAGAATCTGTTCGACTGCCAGAAAAGGCTTTTATCGGGCCTAAAGCTTGTCTTAGCCGGTGGAAGCAGGAAACGGTCTGCCCCGGTCAGCACGGTTCAGCTTGCCGGGGCAAAACACGCCGCCGCGTTCCGCAGTATATAGCGCCGTGCCTATTCGCCGTTGAACAGGCCACTTTTGCCGTTACTGTGCCGAGGCCATGTTACAAGCGCTACGCTCCCGAACCCACTCTTCCCTCCTCTTATTAGCCGCTGCTTTCTCGATTAGTAGCTGCGACCTGCTCGAATTTAGCCCCAACGACTACCGGGCCCCCGCCGACGAGCGGGACCTGACGGCTAAAAACCTGGACAAGCTCCGCCAGCTGCCACTGCCCGCCGGCGATACGCTCCGCTTCGTGTTCACCGGCGACTCCCAGCGCTACTACGACGATGCCGACGACCTGGTCGCCAGCGTCAACCAGCAGCCCGGCATCTCCTTCCTTATAGTAGCCGGCGACATTTCCGATTTCGGCTTTGCCAAGGAAATGCGCTGGGTTAATGAAAAGCTGCGCAAGCTGAAGGTACCCTACGTCACCGTTATCGGCAACCACGACTCCGTCGGCAACGGCCGCGAAGCCTACCAGGAGATTTTCGGCCCCCTGAACTACTCGTTTATCTACGGCGACACCAAGTTCATCATGACCGACACCAACGGCCGTGAGTACAACTTCGACGGGCACATTCCCAGCATGCCCTGGGTCAACCAGCAGCTGGCCGACTTGCAGGGTGCCCGCCGCCAGATCATGATTACGCACGTGCCACCCCAGGACGAGGACTTTGATCCGGCCGTGCGGGCTCCCTACGTGCAAGCTCTGCGCGAAGCCAAAAACCTGGTCTTCGAAATGAACGGCCACCGGCACAGCTCCAGCGTCACCCAGCCCTACAACGACGGCGTGTGGTACGTCAACTCCGATGCCTTCTCCGAGCGCCGCTACATGGTCGTGTCCGTGTGGGGCGACAAGCAGTTTCGCGTAAAACAGATCAAATTCTAATGCTACCGCGCCTTT
This window of the Hymenobacter aquaticus genome carries:
- a CDS encoding metallophosphoesterase family protein produces the protein MLQALRSRTHSSLLLLAAAFSISSCDLLEFSPNDYRAPADERDLTAKNLDKLRQLPLPAGDTLRFVFTGDSQRYYDDADDLVASVNQQPGISFLIVAGDISDFGFAKEMRWVNEKLRKLKVPYVTVIGNHDSVGNGREAYQEIFGPLNYSFIYGDTKFIMTDTNGREYNFDGHIPSMPWVNQQLADLQGARRQIMITHVPPQDEDFDPAVRAPYVQALREAKNLVFEMNGHRHSSSVTQPYNDGVWYVNSDAFSERRYMVVSVWGDKQFRVKQIKF